The Corynebacterium camporealensis genome contains a region encoding:
- a CDS encoding TetR/AcrR family transcriptional regulator: MPKITGASIEEHRASQHRALLDAAEELINSSGGTLPTLAEVGEAIGLARSSVYLYVKSRKDLIVQLLLDIIPKWIEQINSGIDAAGDDNVERLLAYVNETVDLFAEGTHGPLMIAAQHVPEAFQDPRVREAHDALAPIARNLLVEAGCQHPAAALPIIDSAIQRGADLISSGRADRDTVRTVLHAMVRGAVNS, encoded by the coding sequence ATGCCCAAAATTACCGGCGCTTCGATTGAGGAACACCGCGCGTCCCAACATCGTGCACTGCTAGACGCCGCCGAGGAGCTCATTAACTCCTCTGGCGGAACCCTTCCCACGCTGGCTGAAGTGGGCGAAGCCATCGGCCTGGCCCGCTCCAGCGTGTATCTCTACGTAAAATCCCGCAAGGATCTCATCGTTCAGCTGCTGCTCGACATCATCCCGAAGTGGATTGAGCAGATTAATAGCGGCATCGACGCAGCCGGTGATGACAACGTCGAACGCCTGCTGGCTTATGTCAATGAAACAGTAGATCTCTTTGCCGAGGGGACTCACGGCCCGCTCATGATTGCCGCACAGCATGTCCCGGAAGCATTCCAAGACCCACGCGTGCGCGAGGCCCACGATGCCCTAGCCCCTATCGCTCGCAATTTGCTTGTCGAGGCCGGCTGCCAGCACCCCGCCGCTGCCCTACCGATCATTGATTCGGCTATCCAGCGCGGCGCGGACCTGATTAGCTCCGGCCGAGCCGACCGCGACACCGTGCGCACCGTACTGCATGCCATGGTGCGCGGTGCGGTAAATTCCTAA
- a CDS encoding ABC transporter ATP-binding protein yields MNNHAQPALHLEDVNVTFGDGDSTVRALDNVNLRIEPGEFVAIVGPSGSGKSTLLAVAGALTTPQSGNVTLGGEDLTRMNDKELARVRREHIGFVFQSGNLPSSLKARDQLELAARLLGQRGRKSNDELLEAVGMSHRANHRPGKLSGGERQRIGIARALVSGPDVLLVDEPTAALDSNRSQEIVKLLAKESHEEGVATVMVSHDMAILEHCDRVLQMEDGKLTAFQAD; encoded by the coding sequence ATGAACAACCACGCACAACCTGCATTGCACCTCGAGGACGTCAACGTCACTTTCGGCGACGGCGACTCCACCGTCCGCGCGCTCGACAACGTCAACCTGCGCATCGAGCCAGGCGAGTTCGTAGCCATCGTTGGTCCTTCCGGTTCCGGTAAGTCCACTCTGCTGGCTGTCGCGGGCGCATTGACTACCCCGCAGTCCGGCAACGTCACCTTGGGTGGCGAGGACCTGACCCGCATGAACGACAAGGAACTTGCCCGCGTGCGTCGTGAGCACATCGGCTTTGTCTTCCAGTCCGGTAACCTACCTTCCTCGTTGAAGGCTCGTGACCAGCTCGAACTGGCTGCTCGCCTGCTGGGCCAGCGCGGCCGCAAGTCCAACGATGAGCTGCTCGAAGCAGTGGGCATGTCGCACCGCGCCAACCACCGCCCGGGCAAGCTGTCCGGTGGTGAGCGTCAGCGCATCGGCATCGCCCGCGCCCTGGTCAGTGGCCCGGACGTGCTGCTTGTCGATGAGCCAACCGCCGCCCTGGATTCCAACCGCTCGCAGGAAATCGTCAAACTGCTGGCGAAGGAATCCCACGAAGAAGGCGTGGCCACCGTCATGGTCAGCCACGATATGGCCATCCTGGAGCACTGTGATCGTGTTCTCCAAATGGAAGATGGCAAACTTACCGCCTTCCAGGCGGACTAA
- a CDS encoding MFS transporter has protein sequence MAEQRLREQEDAPKIPREIWVMVTAAFIIALGYGIIAPLLPQFVVSFDVSVAAAGLVVSIFSASRLIFAPASGSLIDRLGSRRVYLTGLMTVAITTGLVAAAQEYWHIVALRALAGIGSTMFTVSAMGLIVRMAPPTIRGRCSATYATAFLLGNVAGPVLGASLAFLGFRPPFVIYGVGVALAAFVVWLLMPRDDSAVQKKSQQPPMKLAEAWNDTAFRAALTSNFAQGWINMGVRVSVLPLFAAAVFHNGAAAAGFALAIFAAGNAVVLQFSGRWADTFGRRPLIMIGLTGTAIFMGLLGFADAVWSLLLVSALAGAASGLINPAQQAAIADVIGNERSGGKVLSTFQMGGDFGQICGPIIIGVLADLFGFRVAFGVCGAIALIGIVAWFFGREPLEGKTARLRRLPRRKKA, from the coding sequence ATGGCTGAACAACGGTTGCGTGAACAAGAGGATGCCCCAAAGATTCCTAGGGAAATCTGGGTGATGGTCACCGCCGCGTTCATCATCGCGTTGGGCTACGGCATTATCGCGCCTTTGCTGCCGCAGTTCGTCGTCAGCTTTGATGTTTCCGTTGCCGCCGCCGGCCTGGTGGTCTCTATCTTTTCTGCCAGCCGACTGATCTTCGCCCCGGCGTCAGGTTCGCTCATCGATAGGCTGGGCTCACGGCGCGTTTATCTCACCGGTCTTATGACCGTGGCTATTACCACGGGCTTGGTGGCAGCAGCACAAGAGTATTGGCACATTGTTGCCCTGCGTGCGCTGGCGGGCATTGGCTCGACGATGTTTACTGTCTCTGCCATGGGCCTTATCGTGCGGATGGCCCCGCCGACGATTCGCGGTCGTTGTTCGGCCACCTATGCCACAGCATTCTTGCTGGGTAACGTCGCAGGTCCGGTACTGGGTGCGTCGTTGGCATTCTTGGGCTTTAGGCCGCCTTTTGTCATTTACGGTGTTGGTGTTGCGCTTGCCGCATTCGTGGTGTGGCTGTTGATGCCGCGCGATGATTCCGCAGTTCAGAAGAAGAGCCAGCAACCACCGATGAAGTTGGCGGAGGCCTGGAATGATACTGCTTTCCGTGCGGCGTTGACCTCGAACTTCGCCCAGGGCTGGATCAATATGGGCGTGCGTGTGTCGGTTCTGCCGTTGTTTGCTGCCGCGGTCTTTCACAACGGTGCAGCAGCTGCTGGTTTCGCGCTGGCGATTTTCGCAGCAGGTAATGCGGTCGTACTGCAGTTCTCTGGTCGCTGGGCAGATACCTTTGGGCGCCGTCCGCTCATCATGATTGGCCTGACGGGCACCGCTATCTTTATGGGCTTGCTGGGCTTTGCCGATGCAGTGTGGTCGTTGCTGCTGGTCTCCGCACTGGCGGGGGCTGCCTCTGGTTTGATTAACCCGGCGCAGCAGGCAGCGATTGCCGATGTCATCGGTAATGAACGCTCCGGTGGCAAGGTCTTGTCGACTTTCCAGATGGGCGGTGATTTCGGTCAGATCTGTGGACCGATCATCATTGGTGTGTTGGCGGATCTCTTTGGCTTCCGCGTGGCCTTTGGCGTCTGTGGTGCGATTGCGCTTATCGGCATTGTCGCTTGGTTCTTTGGACGTGAGCCGCTGGAGGGAAAGACGGCGCGGCTGCGTCGTCTTCCGCGCAGAAAGAAAGCTTAG
- a CDS encoding DNA cytosine methyltransferase codes for MANERFTSLEICAGAGGQALGLEQAGFHHAAVVEIDNWASQTLRDNRGEDGPLGPWDVMEMDVHDLDGYQWRDEIDLFAGGVPCPPFSIAGKQLGADDERDLFPQALRLVDEINPKAVMLENVKGLGQKRFDSYRNQIIEQLEGMGYTAFWKLLQAADFGVPQLRPRFILVAVKHEYEEFFTWPQHVPERTTVGEALGELMAENGWPGAKAWAKQANDIGPTLVGGSKKHGGPDVGPTRAREAWKKLGVKGSSIAPEAPSADFPTDPAEEMPRLTVKMGGVIQGFPQDWQWAGGKTAQWRQVGNAFPPPVARAIGAQIKKAICKQPLRAGEEPAQPTVVLQPQLL; via the coding sequence ATGGCGAACGAGCGCTTCACATCCTTAGAGATCTGCGCTGGTGCTGGCGGCCAGGCGCTAGGCCTGGAACAGGCCGGTTTTCACCATGCCGCAGTGGTAGAGATCGACAACTGGGCTTCGCAAACCCTTCGCGATAATCGTGGTGAAGACGGCCCATTGGGACCGTGGGATGTCATGGAGATGGACGTCCACGACCTGGACGGCTACCAGTGGCGGGATGAGATTGACTTGTTCGCCGGTGGCGTTCCCTGCCCTCCTTTCTCGATTGCAGGCAAGCAACTGGGCGCAGACGATGAACGCGACCTCTTCCCACAGGCATTGCGTCTCGTCGACGAAATCAATCCAAAAGCCGTGATGCTCGAAAACGTCAAGGGCTTGGGCCAGAAGCGCTTTGATAGCTACCGCAATCAAATCATCGAGCAGCTCGAGGGCATGGGCTACACCGCGTTCTGGAAGCTTTTACAAGCAGCTGATTTCGGAGTCCCACAGCTGCGTCCTCGCTTCATTCTGGTGGCGGTAAAGCATGAATACGAAGAGTTCTTTACCTGGCCACAACACGTCCCTGAGCGCACCACTGTTGGCGAAGCGCTCGGTGAACTGATGGCGGAGAACGGCTGGCCAGGCGCGAAGGCTTGGGCAAAGCAGGCTAACGATATTGGACCAACTCTGGTCGGCGGCAGCAAGAAACACGGCGGTCCCGACGTTGGCCCAACACGCGCCCGTGAAGCCTGGAAGAAGCTCGGCGTGAAAGGCAGCTCTATTGCTCCCGAAGCTCCAAGCGCAGACTTCCCCACCGATCCTGCTGAGGAGATGCCTCGCCTGACCGTCAAGATGGGCGGAGTAATTCAAGGTTTCCCACAGGACTGGCAATGGGCTGGTGGCAAAACCGCCCAGTGGCGCCAAGTGGGCAACGCATTCCCGCCACCTGTCGCACGAGCTATCGGTGCCCAAATTAAGAAGGCGATCTGCAAGCAACCACTGCGTGCAGGCGAAGAACCCGCCCAACCAACCGTGGTCTTGCAACCACAGCTTCTCTAG
- a CDS encoding YjiH family protein yields MTSTDAVYSSHQRHDEEVPENKGIWRLFLYSAIGAFVFFFPVTYKGANSIPLDHMVTFIRDTIPTVVLWIILALALYGTIRGFVIKNWQEGALQATFMVLNVAGLVISFLMVIDSLPWVLGDEDLVPFLWNSIATPVGLIVPIGGAFLAFLIGFGLLEFVGVLMQPIMRPLWRTPGRSAIDAVASFVGSYSLGILVTDRVYQRGGYTAREAAIIATGFSTVSAAFMVIVAKQLDLMEIWGTYFIVTLLVTFAVTAITVHIPPLRSIPDEYYEHAEPDPEKPVQGNRFKEAWREAKLALDRAPSLPKLVWENLRDGVRLVGAIVPSIMSVGLIGLLLARFTPIFDWIGYLFYPFAWIVQLPEPLLAGKAAAMGIAEMFLPATAVAGSDEMVLKFVIGVVAVSAIIFFSALVPCILATKVPMKLSHLVIIWFERVALTILIATPIAHLIL; encoded by the coding sequence ATGACCTCAACCGATGCAGTTTATTCTTCACATCAGCGCCACGATGAAGAAGTCCCTGAAAACAAAGGGATCTGGCGGCTGTTTCTCTACAGCGCCATTGGTGCATTCGTATTCTTCTTCCCTGTGACCTACAAGGGCGCGAACTCGATTCCGCTCGACCATATGGTCACCTTCATCCGCGATACCATCCCGACGGTTGTGCTTTGGATTATCTTGGCACTGGCTTTGTACGGCACGATACGCGGATTCGTTATTAAAAACTGGCAGGAAGGCGCACTACAGGCCACCTTTATGGTGCTCAACGTGGCTGGTTTGGTTATCAGCTTCCTGATGGTCATTGATTCTTTGCCGTGGGTGCTTGGCGATGAAGACCTCGTCCCCTTCCTCTGGAATTCCATCGCGACTCCAGTGGGCCTGATTGTGCCTATCGGTGGTGCTTTCTTGGCCTTCCTCATCGGCTTTGGCCTGCTGGAATTCGTTGGCGTGCTGATGCAGCCGATCATGCGCCCGCTGTGGCGCACCCCGGGCCGCTCGGCCATCGATGCCGTCGCGTCCTTCGTCGGTTCTTACTCCCTGGGCATTTTGGTCACCGACCGTGTCTACCAGCGCGGTGGCTACACCGCCCGCGAGGCAGCGATTATTGCCACGGGCTTCTCGACGGTGTCTGCCGCGTTCATGGTGATTGTGGCCAAGCAGCTCGACCTGATGGAAATCTGGGGTACCTACTTCATCGTCACCCTGCTGGTGACCTTCGCGGTTACCGCGATTACCGTGCACATTCCGCCGCTGCGCAGCATCCCGGACGAGTACTACGAGCACGCTGAGCCGGACCCAGAAAAGCCGGTGCAGGGCAATCGTTTCAAGGAAGCATGGCGCGAAGCGAAGCTCGCCCTCGACCGTGCGCCGAGCCTGCCGAAGCTGGTGTGGGAGAACCTGCGCGACGGTGTGCGTCTGGTTGGTGCCATCGTTCCGTCCATCATGTCGGTCGGACTGATTGGCCTGCTGCTGGCACGCTTTACCCCAATCTTCGACTGGATTGGCTACCTGTTCTACCCATTCGCCTGGATTGTGCAGCTACCTGAGCCACTGCTGGCTGGCAAGGCTGCTGCTATGGGTATTGCCGAGATGTTCCTGCCGGCTACCGCTGTTGCTGGCTCTGACGAGATGGTCCTGAAGTTCGTTATCGGTGTCGTCGCGGTTTCCGCGATTATCTTCTTCTCCGCACTGGTGCCGTGCATTCTGGCCACCAAGGTTCCGATGAAGCTGTCGCACCTGGTCATCATCTGGTTTGAGCGCGTCGCACTGACCATCTTGATTGCCACCCCGATTGCTCACCTGATTTTGTGA
- a CDS encoding NAD(P)/FAD-dependent oxidoreductase — protein sequence MHVAVVGGGIIGMATAYELLGDGHEVTLLEAGELGQEATHGNAAKIALGECAPVPAPGVVLQGLKWMTQEDSPLAIHPRFSPSYLKFLARMALACNNRAFRRGLELHLDLVSDACESLDNYQSEGMDFEMHSRGLITVFEDEEHLQTQKDILPVWEKFGYEPRVLTGDEVFEVEPALATRAEYAVYSPEDRQLHPDTLTAALRKGIAKRGGTIKEHSPVTGFKHTDNKVSAVVTTTEEISVDAVVLAPGLALTELSSKAGQRVPVFSGKGYSVDYRLDDVELSRTITLAEPHMVLTQLDDFIRVAGTMEFGAKDNSLNPVRIDALRRGARLFIKDWPSGREGEFRQWAGSRPMTADGVPIIGQLKKVPNVYVGGGHGMLGLTMGPGTGKILADMIAGRKTRLSDDRLKLISPNRFRF from the coding sequence ATGCATGTTGCAGTAGTCGGCGGTGGCATCATCGGCATGGCCACCGCATATGAATTGCTTGGCGATGGCCACGAGGTCACCCTGCTCGAAGCCGGCGAGCTGGGCCAAGAAGCCACCCACGGAAACGCCGCCAAGATTGCGCTAGGCGAGTGCGCCCCGGTCCCCGCGCCGGGCGTGGTCCTCCAAGGCTTGAAGTGGATGACCCAAGAAGATTCCCCGCTGGCCATCCACCCGCGCTTTAGCCCTTCCTATCTGAAGTTCCTCGCGCGCATGGCGTTGGCCTGCAATAACCGCGCTTTCCGACGCGGTCTTGAGCTTCACCTCGACCTAGTCAGTGACGCCTGCGAAAGCCTGGACAACTACCAGTCCGAAGGTATGGACTTCGAGATGCACTCCCGTGGTCTCATTACTGTCTTCGAGGATGAAGAACATCTCCAGACTCAAAAGGACATCCTGCCGGTCTGGGAGAAGTTCGGCTACGAACCACGTGTGCTCACTGGCGATGAGGTCTTCGAGGTCGAACCTGCACTGGCCACACGCGCCGAGTATGCGGTCTATTCGCCGGAGGATCGTCAGCTACACCCGGATACGTTGACGGCGGCGTTGCGCAAGGGCATCGCAAAGCGTGGCGGCACCATCAAAGAGCACTCACCAGTCACCGGCTTCAAGCACACCGACAACAAGGTCTCCGCCGTGGTAACGACGACGGAGGAAATATCTGTCGATGCCGTCGTGCTTGCCCCGGGCTTAGCGCTGACCGAACTGTCCTCCAAAGCAGGGCAGCGGGTGCCGGTCTTTTCCGGTAAAGGCTACAGCGTGGATTACCGACTCGATGACGTTGAGCTATCCCGGACTATCACGCTCGCCGAACCACATATGGTGCTCACTCAGCTCGACGACTTCATTCGTGTTGCCGGCACCATGGAATTCGGTGCGAAAGACAACTCACTGAACCCAGTGCGTATTGATGCCCTGCGCCGCGGCGCGCGTCTTTTCATTAAGGACTGGCCCTCCGGAAGGGAAGGCGAGTTCCGCCAGTGGGCAGGCTCCCGACCCATGACCGCCGACGGCGTGCCAATCATCGGCCAACTCAAGAAGGTTCCCAATGTCTATGTCGGCGGCGGCCACGGCATGCTGGGCCTGACCATGGGACCGGGCACCGGCAAAATCCTCGCCGACATGATTGCCGGAAGAAAGACCCGATTAAGTGATGATCGGCTTAAACTCATTTCTCCGAACCGGTTTAGGTTTTAG
- a CDS encoding NaeI family type II restriction endonuclease — MDIVHEPANGPQVLIKAFREEDPDGTRLARVFRESFDQINDGQNTGRYSISQLSKTESAHLGSIVEINIRREFDGFINDGKWMDYEIAGYEVDCKYSKMPFGWMIPMEAIGHHGMLCHANDESATFRVGFARLTDEILTKGGNRDRKRSISAAGRSSISWLHYDAPLPPNTLLQLSKETRDRVLDQKSGQKRLNELFRVAQGEIIPRGIVATVAQQKDYMKRVRSNGGSRSILRPEGIIILGDYKMHQLIAEDLDLPIPHDGDSVAVRIVPWEPTDEAPFTLIDGQPYRRATPEDPVIAAPNVPNR, encoded by the coding sequence GTGGACATCGTTCATGAACCAGCAAACGGCCCTCAGGTACTCATCAAAGCCTTTCGGGAAGAAGACCCAGATGGTACTCGCCTAGCTCGAGTCTTTCGTGAGTCCTTTGACCAGATTAATGACGGACAAAACACTGGACGCTATTCAATCTCACAGTTGAGCAAGACTGAATCCGCCCACCTTGGTTCCATCGTGGAGATCAATATTCGACGCGAATTCGATGGCTTCATCAACGATGGCAAGTGGATGGACTACGAAATTGCTGGCTACGAGGTTGACTGCAAGTACTCGAAAATGCCTTTCGGTTGGATGATCCCGATGGAGGCCATTGGCCACCACGGGATGCTCTGCCATGCCAACGATGAGTCAGCGACATTTCGTGTTGGGTTCGCTCGCCTGACCGATGAAATTCTGACTAAGGGCGGCAATCGCGATCGCAAGAGATCGATTTCTGCAGCTGGGCGTTCCTCGATTTCGTGGCTGCATTACGATGCACCACTTCCACCCAACACATTGCTGCAATTGTCCAAAGAAACCCGAGATCGAGTACTCGACCAAAAGTCCGGGCAGAAACGCTTGAACGAGCTATTCCGTGTTGCCCAGGGCGAGATTATTCCTCGCGGCATCGTCGCAACCGTAGCCCAGCAAAAGGACTACATGAAGAGAGTCCGCTCCAATGGTGGATCACGCTCTATTCTTCGACCAGAAGGCATTATCATCTTGGGCGACTACAAGATGCATCAGCTCATAGCTGAAGACCTTGATCTTCCGATTCCGCACGACGGTGATTCTGTTGCCGTACGAATCGTCCCTTGGGAACCCACAGATGAAGCACCGTTCACTCTCATCGACGGTCAACCCTATCGGCGCGCGACGCCGGAGGACCCAGTCATCGCTGCGCCAAATGTTCCTAACCGCTAA
- a CDS encoding Nramp family divalent metal transporter, translating to MSGENVQPASTASDAVPVEEGQKKIRWTLVGPGLVAAATGVGAADLVATMIAGQRFGYTLLWAVIVGTIMKIVLVEGAGRYSLATGHTMFHGWRQLGKWTTWYFAPYIVIWGLVYGAAAMSGTGLALSALFPGTSLNMWAILTGLTVFTVTWLGRYRLFEKLTAILVGVMFVTVVGIAAITAPNLPEIINGLVPRVPDGSFVYVLSIAGGVGGTITLAAYGYWLREKNWYAPKWMRVMRLDNSVAYIVTGIFVVSTLILGAELLYTANVTVSDNDQGLVDMADVLEARYGTWLSKAFIVGFFAAAFSSCLGVWNGVSLMFADYLGHLRNLPENDPKTEVGGTYYRFYLLWLTFPPMLLLLLGRPTGLIIAYGVLGAFFMPFLGLTLLVLLNTKHTPKKWRNGWVVNTLMGIISVAFVYLCVTELIGAVT from the coding sequence ATGTCAGGAGAGAATGTACAACCTGCCTCTACTGCGTCGGATGCGGTTCCGGTGGAGGAAGGTCAGAAGAAGATTCGTTGGACGCTGGTGGGTCCGGGTTTGGTGGCGGCGGCTACTGGTGTGGGTGCCGCCGACCTGGTTGCAACGATGATTGCGGGCCAGCGCTTTGGCTACACGTTGTTGTGGGCGGTCATCGTTGGCACGATTATGAAGATTGTGTTGGTGGAAGGTGCGGGTCGCTACTCGTTGGCGACTGGGCACACGATGTTCCACGGTTGGCGCCAGTTGGGTAAGTGGACGACGTGGTATTTCGCCCCGTACATCGTGATTTGGGGACTGGTTTATGGTGCCGCGGCGATGTCCGGTACGGGTTTGGCGCTCAGCGCCCTCTTCCCTGGCACCAGCTTGAACATGTGGGCCATTCTGACTGGCCTGACAGTGTTCACCGTGACGTGGTTGGGGCGTTATCGCCTGTTTGAGAAGCTCACTGCCATTTTGGTGGGCGTCATGTTTGTCACCGTGGTGGGTATTGCGGCGATTACGGCGCCGAATCTGCCGGAGATCATTAACGGTCTCGTGCCGCGGGTGCCGGATGGTTCTTTTGTGTATGTACTGTCCATTGCCGGTGGCGTTGGTGGCACGATTACGCTGGCCGCCTACGGTTACTGGTTGCGCGAGAAGAACTGGTACGCACCGAAATGGATGCGCGTGATGCGACTGGACAATTCCGTGGCGTACATCGTGACCGGCATTTTTGTGGTTTCCACTCTGATTTTGGGCGCTGAGTTGCTTTATACCGCTAACGTCACAGTGTCGGATAATGACCAGGGCCTGGTTGACATGGCAGACGTGCTGGAAGCCCGTTATGGAACCTGGTTGTCGAAGGCCTTTATTGTCGGCTTCTTTGCCGCAGCATTCTCTTCCTGCTTGGGCGTGTGGAATGGCGTGAGCTTGATGTTCGCGGACTACTTGGGCCACCTGCGCAACCTGCCAGAAAACGATCCGAAGACTGAGGTCGGTGGCACCTACTACCGCTTCTACCTTTTGTGGTTGACCTTCCCACCGATGTTGCTGCTTCTGCTGGGGCGTCCGACCGGTTTGATTATCGCTTATGGTGTGCTCGGCGCATTCTTCATGCCCTTCTTGGGCCTGACACTGTTGGTTCTACTCAACACCAAACACACGCCCAAGAAGTGGCGCAACGGTTGGGTCGTCAACACTCTTATGGGCATTATTTCTGTTGCTTTTGTATATCTCTGCGTCACAGAATTGATTGGAGCAGTGACCTAA
- a CDS encoding ornithine cyclodeaminase family protein: protein MTLHTIGADELFELVSPAQAVQALRDALREGFDPAEDSERSSVPLHKGEMLLMPSSLPQASGVKVLTVAPDEPGRELPRIQGQYLLFDGPTSAPIAIIDGAAMTNLRTPALSLAGIYGPLIARAEKKNEGLKVAIFGTGPQGQYHEHTVRDVLKDYAEPTFTFISRTQPEGLDNWAEAGSDDAKAALADADLILCATTAPEPILGADDVAEDAIIVALGSHYPDARELSGELVASAQVIIEDRGAAEREAGDVVMAVEEGLLSFDDTYLFKDVAADKVDLDLNKRIIFKTTGMPWEDLALAYAAYQAREENN from the coding sequence ATGACCTTGCACACAATTGGAGCTGACGAACTGTTTGAGTTGGTATCGCCTGCGCAGGCGGTGCAGGCGTTGCGTGATGCGCTGCGGGAAGGCTTTGACCCTGCAGAAGACAGTGAGCGGTCCTCGGTTCCTCTGCACAAGGGCGAGATGCTGCTGATGCCTTCGTCGTTGCCGCAGGCTTCCGGCGTCAAGGTCCTGACTGTTGCACCGGATGAGCCGGGCCGTGAGCTGCCGCGAATCCAGGGCCAATACTTGCTTTTCGATGGCCCGACCTCCGCACCAATTGCCATTATCGACGGTGCAGCCATGACTAATCTGCGCACCCCGGCGCTGTCGCTGGCGGGCATCTACGGTCCGTTGATTGCGCGTGCGGAAAAGAAGAACGAGGGCCTCAAGGTCGCTATCTTCGGCACTGGTCCGCAGGGGCAGTATCACGAGCACACCGTGCGTGACGTGCTCAAAGACTATGCTGAGCCTACTTTTACCTTCATCAGCCGCACCCAGCCGGAAGGCTTGGACAATTGGGCGGAGGCTGGCTCCGATGATGCCAAGGCAGCGCTTGCCGATGCCGACCTCATCCTGTGCGCCACCACCGCACCGGAGCCGATCCTTGGCGCAGATGACGTGGCCGAGGACGCCATCATCGTGGCGCTGGGCTCCCATTACCCAGATGCACGTGAGCTTTCCGGCGAACTGGTTGCCAGCGCACAGGTCATCATCGAAGACCGCGGTGCCGCCGAGCGTGAAGCCGGTGACGTCGTCATGGCAGTTGAAGAAGGCCTGTTGAGCTTCGACGACACCTACCTCTTCAAAGACGTTGCTGCTGACAAGGTCGATCTGGATCTGAACAAGCGCATCATCTTCAAAACCACCGGCATGCCGTGGGAAGACCTTGCGCTGGCCTACGCTGCTTACCAGGCGCGCGAGGAGAACAACTAA
- a CDS encoding ABC transporter permease — protein MGIVLALMSILIVMISGLTAGLINDGVSGLKAMNAQGIAFEEGTKTDSAFTRSIVDESKINEVANAEGVAEATGMDLTIANAKNQDGAPVDLTLVGVDPDSFLAPGAEGDAIEGDTLPAMQERTPGQPTPTPGEVVLSGDLADEGIAIGDVITMDRLETELTVAGFADGQRSFGHVDIAYLPMDVWQEIHAGARAGEAAADENYNEVSVVVFNGKDGNEPDMEKVSAQSGTDARTLEESFQSSPGYGPETMTLAMIEWFLYIISALVTGAFFLVWTIQRSGDIAVMRAMGATKGFLLRDSLGQAVVMLIISIAIGVAIALAVGAGLGASPMPYSTELMPVVTGSLMLFVFGLIGATVATIRVTRTNPLTALGENR, from the coding sequence ATGGGAATCGTGCTTGCCCTGATGTCCATTTTGATCGTGATGATCTCGGGCCTGACCGCAGGCCTGATTAACGACGGTGTTTCTGGCCTGAAGGCTATGAACGCACAGGGTATCGCCTTCGAAGAAGGCACTAAAACTGATTCTGCTTTTACCCGTTCTATCGTTGATGAATCCAAGATCAACGAAGTTGCTAACGCCGAGGGCGTGGCTGAGGCCACCGGTATGGACCTGACCATTGCTAACGCCAAGAACCAGGACGGCGCCCCGGTCGACCTGACTCTGGTCGGCGTGGATCCGGATTCCTTCCTGGCACCGGGTGCTGAGGGCGACGCCATCGAGGGCGACACCCTGCCGGCAATGCAGGAGCGCACCCCGGGCCAACCAACCCCGACCCCGGGTGAGGTTGTCCTGTCCGGCGACCTAGCAGATGAGGGCATCGCCATTGGCGACGTCATCACCATGGATCGCCTAGAAACTGAACTAACCGTCGCTGGTTTCGCTGATGGCCAGCGTTCCTTCGGCCACGTCGACATCGCATACCTGCCGATGGATGTCTGGCAGGAAATCCACGCCGGCGCACGTGCGGGCGAGGCAGCTGCCGATGAAAACTACAACGAAGTCTCCGTCGTCGTCTTCAATGGCAAAGACGGCAATGAACCGGACATGGAAAAGGTCTCCGCACAGTCCGGCACTGATGCCCGCACCCTGGAAGAGTCCTTCCAGTCCTCCCCGGGCTACGGTCCGGAGACCATGACCCTGGCCATGATTGAGTGGTTCCTCTACATCATCTCCGCTCTGGTGACCGGTGCATTCTTCCTGGTCTGGACCATTCAGCGCTCCGGTGACATCGCGGTGATGCGCGCTATGGGTGCAACCAAGGGCTTCCTGCTGCGCGACAGCCTGGGTCAGGCCGTCGTCATGCTGATCATCTCCATCGCCATCGGTGTAGCTATCGCTCTGGCAGTCGGTGCTGGCCTGGGGGCATCCCCGATGCCATACTCCACTGAGCTCATGCCAGTGGTTACTGGTTCGCTGATGCTCTTTGTCTTCGGCCTCATCGGCGCCACCGTCGCCACCATCCGTGTTACCCGTACTAACCCGCTGACCGCGCTGGGAGAAAACCGATGA